One window of the Peromyscus leucopus breed LL Stock chromosome 17, UCI_PerLeu_2.1, whole genome shotgun sequence genome contains the following:
- the LOC119089232 gene encoding zinc finger protein 431-like → MGEWENHDMRVVTYDDVHVDFTWEEWTLLDPSQKNLYKDVMLETYRNLTTVGYGWEEHNIEEHCQSSRRHERCERSQPGEKPSIYTQCVKAFAYESHLQRHERTHTGGKLHECNQCGKAFGCRNHLQIHKRTHTGEKPYECTQCGKTFARHSQLQSHKITHTGEKPYECNQCSKAFAYHSHFQRHKRTHTGEKPYECTQCGKAFARHSQLQRHKRTHAGEKPYECNQCSKAFAYHSHFQRHTRTHTGEKPYVCNQCGKAFAQHSSLKIHKINHTGEKPYECIECIECGKAFAYYSLLQRHKRTHTGEKPYVCNQCGKAFTFHGDLQLHKRTHTGEKPYECNQCGKAFARHKSLQMHKRTHTGDKPYECTQCGKAFAQHSYLQKHKRTHTGEKPYECTQCGKAFAWHGSLQMHKRTHNRDKPYEYECTQCGKAFAQHSYLQKHKRTHSEEKPYECTQCGKAFARHKSLQMHKRTHTGDKPYECTQCGKAFAQQCNLQRHKRTHTGEKPYECTQCAKAFAGHSHLQRHKRTHTYLREGL, encoded by the coding sequence ATGGGTGAGTGGGAAAACCATGATATGAGAGTGGtgacctatgatgatgtgcatgttgacttcacttgggaagagtggactttgctggatccttcccagaaaaatctctacaaagatgtgatgctggaaaCCTACAGAAACCTCACTACTGTGGGATATGGTTGGGAAGAACAtaatattgaagaacattgtcaaagttctagaagacatgaAAGGTGTGAAAGAAGTcaacctggagagaaaccttcCATATATACTCAATGtgttaaagcctttgcatatgagagtcatcttcaaaggcatgaaagaacacatactggagggAAACTCCATGagtgtaatcagtgtggtaaagcctttggtTGTCGCAAtcatcttcaaatacataaaagaacacatactggagagaaaccctatgaatgcactcaatgtggtaaaacctttgcacGACACAGTCAACTTCAAAGTCACAAAataacacatactggagagaaaccctatgaatgcaatcaatgtagtaaagcctttgcatatcacAGTCAttttcaaaggcataaaagaacgcatactggagagaaaccctatgaatgcactcaatgtggtaaagcctttgcacgaCACAGTCAACTTCAAAGACACAAAAGAACACatgctggagagaaaccctatgaatgcaatcaatgtagtaaagcctttgcatatcacAGTCATTTTCAAAGGCAtacaagaacacatactggagagaaaccctatgtatgtaatcaatgtggtaaagcctttgcacaacatAGTTCTctcaaaattcataaaataaaccatactggagagaaaccctatgaatgtattGAATGTATtgagtgtggtaaagcctttgcatattaCAGTCTtcttcaaagacataaaagaacacatactggagagaaaccctatgtatgtaatcaatgtggtaaagcctttacatTTCATGGTGATCTTCAactgcataaaagaacacatactggagagaaaccctatgaatgtaatcaatgtggtaaagcctttgcaaggCACAAaagtcttcaaatgcataaaagaacacacactggagacaaaccctatgaatgcactcaatgtggtaaagcctttgcacaacacAGTTATCtccaaaaacataaaagaacacatactggagagaaaccctatgaatgcactcaatgtggtaaagcctttgcatggcACGGaagtcttcaaatgcataaaagaacacacaatAGAGACAAACCCTATGAATATGAATGCactcaatgtggtaaagcctttgcacaacacAGTTATCtccaaaaacataaaagaacacattctgaagagaaaccctatgaatgcactcagtgtggtaaagcctttgccaGGCACAAaagtcttcaaatgcataaaagaacacacactggagacaaaccctatgaatgcactcaatgtggtaaagcctttgcacaacagTGTAAtcttcaaagacataaaagaacacatactggagagaaaccttatgaatgcaCTCAGTGTGCTAAAGCCTTTGCAGgacacagtcatcttcaaaggcataaaagaacacatacatacTTGAGAGAAGGTCTATGA